The following is a genomic window from Planctomycetia bacterium.
GCCCGCCGGGCGTCAAACTGGTGGAGGCATACGGCTCGGAAGGCGTGGGAGCCTCGTTCGACCATTCAATTTTCAATCAACTGCTCTCGAGCCACGTCACCGAGGGGGGCTGGGTGGACTACGCCGGCCTGCGTCGGGACTCTTCGCAACTCGACGCATACATTGCTCTAATCGCCAAGGCGCGTTTCGATGAGTTGAGCCGCGACGAAAAACTGGCCTTGTTGATCAACGCATACAACGCATTCACCCTGAGGCTCGTCCTCGACAAGTACCCGGTCACATCGATCAAGGACATTCCCGACGCGGATCGATGGAATGACAAACGATGGAACCTGGGCGGCAGCGTCTGGAGCCTGAACCAGATCGAGCAGAAGCAGATTCGTCCGAAGTTCAAGGAGCCGCGGATTCACTTTGCCTTGGTGTGCGCGGCGGTTGGCTGTCCGCCCCTGCGAAACGAAGCATACGTCGGCAAGCGTATCAACCGGCAGCTCGATGAACAAACGCGCTACGTTCACTCCCACAGGACGTGGTTTCAATTCAAATCGGATATCAAGACCGCTTACCTGACTCAGCTCTACAAGTGGTATGGCGGCGATTTTGAGCAGGTGTCAGGCGATGTGCTGAAATTCGCCGCGTCTTCCTCAGACTCCCTGCAAGCGGCATTGAAGGACGGTATGCCGATTCGCATCGAGTGGCTTGACTACGACTGGCGATTAAACAGCATTGACAATCGGCAGGATCGATAGCAAGGAGACGATTGAGTGATTGCATCGCAAGAAGACATGGCAGCCGAGGCGCGGCCCGGAGGTCCCATGGCGGATCCAGCCAATGGCAGTGCTATGATCGGTCGCCCGCCGCAGACCTCTTCCGCGGATGAGCACAATCGCCGTTTGGTGGCAAATATCCATCCGACTGCGTGGACCAACCCGACTCCCGCTGGTCGTTACAATCTGGTCGTCGTCGGCGCGGGAACAGCAAGTCTGGTAACGGCGGCCGGCGCTGCAGGCCTCGGCGCAAGGGTCGCCCTGATTGAGCGCGACCTGATGGGCGGCGACTGTCTAAACGTCGGCTGCGTCCCGTCCAAAGCCTTGATTCGCTCCGCCCGCGCATTGGCCGACGCGCGAGATGCCCGAAACTTCGGAGTTCGCGTGCCTGAAGGGTTATCTGTGGATTTTCCAGCGGTCATGGAGCGAATGCGTCAACTTCGCGCCGGGATCAGCCCGAATGACTCAGCGCGGCGATTTCGAGAGTTGGGCATCGATGTCTTTATTGGCGAGGCGCGTTTCACGAGTGGGCAGACGGTCGAAACCGGGGGACAGACCCTCCGTTTTGCCCGGGCGTGCATTGCCACCGGCGCGCGGGCTGCATCATTGCCGATTCCAGGCCTCGCCGAGGCGGGCTATCTTACAAATGAAACGATCTTTTCGTTGACCGAGCTTCCACAGCGATTGGCGATCATCGGCGCCGGACCCATCGGCTGCGAGATGGCGCAGACATTCGCCCGATTCGGTTCGAAGGTCACGCTCCTGGAGGCTGGACCACACATCCTGGGACGCGAGGATCCCGACGCCGCAGCGCGAATCGAGGTTGCGCTCCGCAGCGATGGCGTCGATATCCGCTGTTCCGCCAAAATCCAGTCCGTTCGTCACGAAGGTGAAAAAGTGATCGCCTTGCAGGACGACGAGGAAGTCCGCGCCGATGCGATTCTGCTGGGTGTCGGCCGGGCGCCCAACGTGGAAGGGCTGGGCCTGGAGTCGGCAGGCGTCGAGTTCGAAAAACGAGCCGGCGTCAAGGTCAACGATCGCTTACGGACGACGAATCCGCGCATCTTCGCTGCCGGCGACGTTTGCTCGCGTTACAAATTTACGCATGCCGCGGATTTCATGGCCCGGATCGTGATTCAGAACGCGCTATTCGTCGGGCGTGCCAAGGCCAGTGCCCTGACCATTCCCTGGTGCACCTACACCGATCCGGAAATCGCGCACGTCGGGATTTACGAGCATGACGCCAGAGAGCAAGGCATCGACCTTCGCACGATCACCCTTGAAATGAGCGACGTGGACCGTGCCATCCTCGACGGCGAGACGGACGGCTTCCTGAAGGTTCATCTCAAGGCCGGGACTGACAAGATTCTGGGCGCGACGCTCGTGGCCCGGCACGCGGGCGAGATGATCAGCGAGATCACCCTTGCAGTGGTCGCCGGAAAGGGCCTGGGGACAATCGCCCGAACGATTCATCCGTACCCGACGCAGGCTGAAATCATCCGCAAGGCGGGCGATGCCCATAACCGCACTCGCCTGACGCCTTTTGTTCGAAAGCTGTTCAATCTGGTATTGAAGCTTCGTCGGTAAGGAGGTTGAGGGGATGCCTGATCTTTTAGTAGGGATCGCAGGATGGCTTCGCGAAGCATTACAACCATCCGTAGTGGGCCGGACGACGGTCTATGCCATCGTGGTGGGCGCCATGCGGGCGATGAGGGAACGACGGCAAGACCTGTGAGGAAATCGGCGGCTTGTCTTGCGACCTTCGCCGACCGTGTTTTGCACAATTAATACCGCGGGCTGCGCTTAGGTAATCTGCCCGAAAGGGGGTTGAGGTATTCCAGTGAAAATGACTGAACTCAATGCCAAAGTTATCCAGCGAATCGAGATATCGACGGCGCTCATCGTTCTCCGGGTTTCGTTCGATGGCTGGGAGATGCCTGCGTTTACGCCCGGCCAGTTCGCGGTCTTGGCGCTTCCCGGCAACAGCGCCCGCTGCGCGATGTGCGAGGAGGAGGATGAGACGGCCGAGGGGGAACGACTGATCAAGCGGGCATATTCCATTTCCTCGTCTTCGCGGCTGAAGGAATTCCTGGAGTTCTACGTGGCCCTCGTTCCATCAGGTGCGCTGACGCCGCGACTGTTCGCCTTGCAAATGGGCGATTCACTGTGGCTGGGCCCCAAGTTCAGCGGAATGTTCACGCTTAGGGAAGTGCCACCGGACAAGCACGTAGTGCTGATTTCGACAGGGACGGGGCTGGCCCCGTACATCAGCATGCTGCGCGATGAGTTACAATGCGGAGGGCCCCGTCGCTTCGCGGTCGTTCACGGTGCGCGCCATAGCTGGGAATTGGGCTATCGGAGCGAATTGATGATGCTGCAGTCGATGTGTCCGAACATTACCTACTTGCCGCTCATCAGCCGTCCTCAGGACGAGCCCGTTCATTGGACCGGCCGCGCCGGTCGGATTCAATCGGTCTGGCGCGAGAATCCGTTGCGCGAATTTTGGAAGTTTGATCCGACGCCGGATAACACACACATTTTTCTCTGTGGCAACCCCGGCATGGTCGAGGAGATGACCGCCATTCTCTCCCAGGACGGCTTCAGTGAACATTCTGTACGCCAGCCCGGACAGATTCACATCGAGAAGTATTGGTGAAGAAACCCGGCGGACCCTTGAACAACCGGAGACATCGTGAAGAGGCGGACGCATCGGACCCGTACGACCATCAAGGCGACTGAACGAGCCCCGCTCCCAGCACGTGCTTCCGTCGCAAATGGCTCCGCATGCGACGGGAGACGGCGCGGCACTGTCGGGCTTGTCGCCGCCGGACTGACGGCCATTGGTTATGCAGCGGCGCTGGCGGTCATCGGCGCAAGCCGAAATAACGGGACTATTAATACGGAGACGACCCGCTGGCTTTTTGTGACCGCATCGGTCTTAGCCGGCATCATCTTTCTGATCGGTCTTCATTCCGCCCGCGATCGACCGGTCCGATCGACTGACGCAATCGTCATACTGGGAGTCGGAGTCGCTGCTCGTTTGATCCTCATTCCGGCTGCACCGTTTTTCGTCTCGGATTGCTATCGATACCTTTGGGATGGGGCGACGACGGCCTCGGGTGCGAACCCGTGGGAGTTCGCACCAGGCGACGTCCTGGCCAAGGTTGAAGGAGGACCGAATGCACAGGACGTGCCGACGGAGCTGGTGGAGCTCGCACGAAAATCCGGACGGAACATTCAACGCATCAATCATCCGAGCCTTTCCACCATCTACCCGGCAACCGCACAAGCCGTGTTCGCCCTCGCCTATTTTGTAAGGCCGTGGAGCCTGGGCGCCCTTCGATTCGTTCTGCTCCTGTGTGACGTCTCGACCGCATTGATGCTGATACTGCTGCTGCGATGGCTAAAACGTCCCGTTAAGGATGTTGCATGGTATTGGTGGAATCCGCTTGTGCTGCGTGAGGTGAGCCATAGCGCCCACATGGACGTCATCGTCCTGCCATTCGTCTTGCTTGGATTATTCCTTATCGTCCATCAACGGGGAGGCCTGGCCGGCCTGGCGATGGCGTTGGCAGTGGGCGCCAAGATATGGCCGCTCGTCCTGGTGCCGCTGTTCTTCCGTTCATCTGCGCAACGACTCAAGGAATCAGTATCGTTTCTTGCCGCGTTTGTCGGAATCTCCGGCCTGCTTTGGTGGCCGGTCGTAAAGGGAACGATGGCTGGATCGAGTGGCTTCCTCGCCTACGCCACATCCTGGATCAACAACGATGCCATCTTCAGTGCGATCAGATGGCTGACTCATCACGCGCTCACGATCGCCTCAGTGAATCCCGACTTGGGTCCGTTTGTATCGCGGCTCATTGTCGCTTGTCTGATCGCGAGCGTGATTGTGATCCAAACCAAGAGGCTCGGGCACAGCGCAATTGACCTCGTTCGGCGATCGTTGTTGGTCACGGCTGCCGTGTATTTCCTCAGCCCGGCCCAGTTTCCGTGGTACTATGTATGGTTACTTCCGTTGCTTGCCCTGCACCCGCGGTCCTCGCTGCTGATGTATACAGTTTTGCTGCCCCTTTACTACTTCACCCATGCCCATCCCTGGATAAGGTGGATTGAGCATCTGCCTGTACTGGGGTGGTTTGCGATCGAAGCGTTTTACGCGAAAGTCGATCTGACTGTCCTGCCGCCAGCAGTTCGACGCGATGTTCAAGTGAAGTTCTAGTCAAGAAACATTACTCGGGAAGGAGAAACGGCCATGAAAGCAAGAAAGAGACGCGCCTGTCAGATGGGAGGATTGTTCCTCCTGATGGTAGTCGCGCCGGCGCTGTCGCAGGAGTCGGGCGATCGACGCCGTCTGGCAACCACCCAGCCCGCGGCTGAGGCGGAGAAGCCAGCTGCGCCGGGCGTGGCAGAACGGGCGCCGCTGGTGAAGCGGCCCATGGGGATTCGCCCCGGCGCTGAAAGACATCAAAAAGTGGCTCGGTGAGTCTAGAAAGCTTGGCCGCGAACCAGACGCGACGTCGCCCAATAACGCCGCTCCGACGTCGCAGCCAGTCGGAAGCCGGTAGCTCCAAGCTAAGCCAACCCGCGTTACGGAATACGTGATCATGTATCAAGATCAGATCGTCGCGATTGTCATGCCCGCACTGAACGAAGAGCGATCGCTCCCCGCGGTTCTGGGCGCCGTGCCCGGCTGGGTGGACCGCGTCGTCGTGGTGGACAATGGATCCTCTGATCAGACTGCGGTAGTGGCGGAGCGGCATGGGGCGATGGTCGTTCATGAGCCGATGCGCGGCTACGGAGCCGCTTGTCTCGCCGGAATCCGCGCCGCGACAAACGCCGACATCTTGGTATTTCTCGATGCGGATTTCAGCGACGATCCCGCCCAGATGGAGCGCCTCGTAAAGCCGATAGTCGGCGGCGAGGCCGACATGGTGATCGGCTCGAGAACGCTTGGAAAGCGCGAACGTGGCTCGCTGTCGGTGCAGCAGCAATTCGGCAACGCGCTGGCATGCGGCCTGATGCGTGTGTTCTGGAAGCACCGATATACAGACTTGGGGCCGTTTCGTGCAATCCGAACGGATGCACTGCATTCCTTAGGCATGGACGACCGCGACTTCGGGTGGACGATTCAGATGCAAATCCGTGCCCTGCGAGCCGGCCTACGCGTGATCGAAGTTCCGGTTGACTACCGTCGCAGGATTGGGATATCGAAGATATCCGGCACGCTCTCAGGCGTGTTGCGCGCGGGCACCAAGATTCTATCGACAATTGCACAAGAACGAGTGAGCTTGCCGGCTGTTGCCAGTTTCCAGCCTGAACCAGAGCATCTCATCATCATCACCCGTTATCCGGAGAAGGGGCGAACGAAGACGCGCCTGATTCCTGCCCTGGGCGCCGAGGGGGCGGCGAAGCTCCAACGCGGCTTGACCCTCAGGACTCTGGCGATGGCTGACGCGATTGCGGAAAGACGAGCTTGCTCCGTCGAGGTTCGGTTTGAAGGAGGCGATCATGCCCTAATGCGCGATTCGTTCGGCGAAGATCGCCTATACCTGCGCCAGCACCACGGCGATCTCGGTGAGCGGATCCACCAGGCTTGCGTCGATTCTCACAAGCGCGGTGCTGGTGCAATCGTGGTCATCGGCAGCGACTGCCCTTCACTGGATGCCGATCGTCTTGAGTCCGCCTTCACCGCTCTACATGACCAC
Proteins encoded in this region:
- a CDS encoding mercuric reductase produces the protein MADPANGSAMIGRPPQTSSADEHNRRLVANIHPTAWTNPTPAGRYNLVVVGAGTASLVTAAGAAGLGARVALIERDLMGGDCLNVGCVPSKALIRSARALADARDARNFGVRVPEGLSVDFPAVMERMRQLRAGISPNDSARRFRELGIDVFIGEARFTSGQTVETGGQTLRFARACIATGARAASLPIPGLAEAGYLTNETIFSLTELPQRLAIIGAGPIGCEMAQTFARFGSKVTLLEAGPHILGREDPDAAARIEVALRSDGVDIRCSAKIQSVRHEGEKVIALQDDEEVRADAILLGVGRAPNVEGLGLESAGVEFEKRAGVKVNDRLRTTNPRIFAAGDVCSRYKFTHAADFMARIVIQNALFVGRAKASALTIPWCTYTDPEIAHVGIYEHDAREQGIDLRTITLEMSDVDRAILDGETDGFLKVHLKAGTDKILGATLVARHAGEMISEITLAVVAGKGLGTIARTIHPYPTQAEIIRKAGDAHNRTRLTPFVRKLFNLVLKLRR
- a CDS encoding ferredoxin--NADP reductase: MKMTELNAKVIQRIEISTALIVLRVSFDGWEMPAFTPGQFAVLALPGNSARCAMCEEEDETAEGERLIKRAYSISSSSRLKEFLEFYVALVPSGALTPRLFALQMGDSLWLGPKFSGMFTLREVPPDKHVVLISTGTGLAPYISMLRDELQCGGPRRFAVVHGARHSWELGYRSELMMLQSMCPNITYLPLISRPQDEPVHWTGRAGRIQSVWRENPLREFWKFDPTPDNTHIFLCGNPGMVEEMTAILSQDGFSEHSVRQPGQIHIEKYW